In Mucilaginibacter celer, one DNA window encodes the following:
- the serC gene encoding 3-phosphoserine/phosphohydroxythreonine transaminase encodes MKHNFGAGPGILPHEVLKQASEAVIDFNGTGLSLLEISHRSKEFEAVLDEAVALVKELFSVPEGYSVLFLQGGASTQFALAPYNLLPEGGKAAYVETGVWANKALKEAKYFGQVQVVASSKEANFTYIPKDFEIPADAAYIHITSNNTIYGTQLQEFFKSPIPVVCDMSSDIFSRVVNVADFGLIYAGAQKNMGPAGVTLVIVKDELLGKTGRSIPAMFNYQTQIEGGSMYNTPPVFAIYVSMLTLKWLKAKGGVPAIEQENITKARVLYDEIDRNPLFKAVAAVEDRSKMNVCFVMEHPELEKPFLKLAEERGIVGIKGHRSVGGFRASIYNALPISSVYALIDVMQEFAEKNK; translated from the coding sequence ATGAAACATAATTTTGGTGCCGGACCCGGCATTCTACCACACGAAGTTTTGAAGCAAGCTTCAGAAGCAGTTATCGATTTTAATGGTACAGGACTCTCTTTGCTCGAAATTTCACACCGATCGAAGGAGTTTGAAGCCGTTTTAGACGAAGCTGTTGCCCTGGTAAAAGAATTATTCAGTGTTCCTGAAGGTTATTCGGTATTGTTTTTGCAAGGCGGTGCAAGCACCCAGTTTGCTTTGGCACCGTACAACCTGTTGCCCGAGGGTGGCAAAGCTGCCTATGTTGAAACCGGCGTTTGGGCCAATAAAGCTTTGAAAGAGGCTAAATATTTTGGCCAGGTGCAGGTGGTAGCTTCATCAAAAGAAGCTAATTTTACCTACATCCCTAAGGATTTTGAAATTCCGGCCGATGCTGCTTACATCCATATCACCTCAAACAATACCATTTACGGTACACAGTTGCAGGAGTTTTTCAAATCGCCCATCCCGGTGGTTTGCGATATGTCATCAGATATTTTCAGCCGCGTAGTTAACGTAGCTGATTTTGGTTTGATTTATGCCGGTGCTCAGAAAAATATGGGTCCTGCAGGTGTTACCCTGGTTATTGTTAAGGATGAACTGCTGGGCAAAACCGGCAGAAGCATCCCTGCCATGTTCAATTACCAAACCCAAATTGAAGGTGGTTCAATGTACAATACCCCACCGGTATTTGCCATCTACGTATCGATGCTTACCCTTAAATGGTTAAAAGCAAAAGGCGGCGTACCAGCTATTGAGCAGGAAAACATTACCAAAGCCCGTGTATTGTATGACGAGATTGACCGCAACCCGCTATTTAAAGCCGTAGCTGCCGTTGAAGACCGCTCGAAAATGAACGTATGCTTTGTAATGGAACATCCCGAGCTGGAAAAACCATTCCTGAAACTTGCCGAAGAACGCGGTATTGTTGGCATAAAAGGCCACAGAAGCGTAGGCGGTTTCCGCGCTTCAATTTACAACGCGTTACCAATAAGCAGCGTATACGCCCTGATTGACGTAATGCAGGAATTTGCCGAAAAGAATAAATAA
- a CDS encoding ABC transporter ATP-binding protein — protein MARGRLNSGAKTEAELPKAKINRSSLRNVGKLLTYLKPYRWKFIAGLVFLFLSSLVGLAFPAILGALIDAAQGFYKYKYLPHGLNAIAIMGFSILFAQAFISFFRVVWFVQVAERSLADIRRDTYFKLITLPMNFFANRRVGELNSRISADLSQIQDTLTTTFAEIIRQLVMMVGSTTLLAIVSSKLTLALLAILPFLVAFAVFFGRYIRKLSRDAQDKLAESNTIVEETLQGIANVKAFVNEAYEANRYDKILRKVVNIAVRGAKFRGIFASFIVFCLFGTFVGVIWYGSVLVANHEIYVGDLTTFIMYSIFVGAAMGSFPDLYANLQKAVGASERVLEILAEQGEAISMVENDNDIKQTIKGDVAFDDVVFAYPSRPEITVLKGISFHADAGQRVAIVGPSGSGKSTMASLILQFYHPQNGNILFDGKPADNYSLTDIRNQVAIVPQDVLLFGGTILENIAYGRLNASKEDIIKAAQRANAHQFISSFPEGYETIVGERGVKLSGGQRQRIAIARALLKNPSILILDEATSSLDSESERLVQEALEELMKDRTSIIIAHRLSTIREADKIVVLEKGNIVESGSHAELINNEQGLYRYLSQLQFETSQA, from the coding sequence ATGGCAAGAGGACGACTGAACAGTGGCGCAAAAACCGAAGCAGAACTACCCAAAGCAAAAATAAACCGCAGCAGCTTACGCAATGTGGGCAAACTGCTCACCTACCTGAAACCCTACCGCTGGAAATTTATTGCAGGCTTGGTATTTCTCTTCCTCTCAAGTTTGGTTGGCTTAGCATTCCCCGCTATTTTAGGGGCATTGATTGATGCTGCACAGGGGTTTTACAAATACAAGTATCTGCCGCATGGTTTAAATGCCATAGCCATAATGGGTTTCAGCATACTATTTGCACAGGCATTTATTTCGTTTTTCAGGGTTGTTTGGTTTGTACAGGTGGCCGAGCGATCGCTGGCCGATATCAGGCGCGACACTTATTTTAAACTCATTACCCTGCCCATGAACTTTTTTGCCAACCGCAGAGTTGGTGAACTGAACAGCCGCATTTCTGCCGATCTTTCGCAGATCCAGGATACATTAACTACCACCTTTGCCGAAATTATCCGCCAGTTGGTAATGATGGTGGGTAGTACTACTTTATTGGCAATTGTATCTTCCAAACTTACGCTGGCGCTGTTGGCCATTTTGCCGTTTTTAGTTGCTTTCGCTGTGTTTTTTGGGCGATACATCCGCAAACTATCACGCGATGCGCAGGATAAACTGGCCGAATCAAACACCATAGTTGAAGAAACATTGCAGGGCATAGCTAATGTAAAAGCATTTGTTAACGAAGCTTATGAAGCCAATCGTTATGATAAAATTTTACGCAAGGTGGTAAACATAGCTGTAAGAGGCGCAAAATTCAGGGGCATCTTTGCTTCATTCATCGTGTTTTGCCTGTTTGGCACTTTTGTAGGTGTAATCTGGTACGGATCGGTATTAGTAGCTAATCATGAAATATATGTAGGCGATCTTACTACGTTTATCATGTATTCGATATTTGTTGGCGCGGCAATGGGCAGCTTCCCTGATTTATATGCCAACCTGCAAAAAGCAGTAGGTGCCAGTGAACGCGTATTGGAAATATTAGCCGAACAGGGTGAAGCCATTTCGATGGTTGAGAACGATAATGATATCAAACAAACCATTAAGGGCGACGTTGCATTTGATGATGTAGTTTTTGCCTACCCTTCCCGCCCGGAGATTACCGTGTTAAAAGGTATTTCATTCCATGCCGATGCAGGGCAACGTGTGGCCATAGTGGGGCCAAGCGGTTCGGGTAAATCAACCATGGCTTCGCTCATCCTTCAATTCTATCACCCACAAAACGGCAATATTTTGTTTGATGGTAAACCGGCTGATAATTATTCGTTAACCGATATCCGTAACCAGGTAGCCATCGTTCCGCAGGATGTGTTGCTGTTTGGCGGCACCATCCTTGAAAATATTGCCTACGGGCGCTTAAATGCCTCGAAAGAAGATATCATCAAAGCCGCGCAGCGGGCTAACGCGCACCAGTTCATCTCCTCCTTTCCAGAGGGTTATGAGACCATTGTAGGCGAGCGTGGTGTTAAATTATCAGGTGGCCAGCGCCAGCGAATTGCCATAGCAAGGGCGTTGCTTAAAAATCCATCCATACTGATACTTGACGAGGCCACTTCATCGTTAGATTCTGAATCGGAACGCCTTGTTCAGGAAGCTTTGGAAGAGCTGATGAAAGACCGCACATCCATCATCATAGCCCATCGCCTCTCAACCATCCGCGAAGCTGATAAAATTGTAGTGCTTGAAAAAGGCAACATTGTTGAAAGCGGCAGCCACGCCGAACTTATCAATAACGAGCAGGGTTTATACCGCTATTTAAGCCAGCTGCAGTTTGAGACCAGCCAGGCTTAG
- the rpe gene encoding ribulose-phosphate 3-epimerase, which produces MNHLIAPSILAADFANLQRDIEMINNSEADWIHVDIMDGMFVPNISFGFPVVSAVKKHATKPLDVHLMIVEPDRYLKAFKDAGADSITVHYEACPHLHRTIQVIKQLGCKAAVAINPATPVFLLEDILGELDMVLIMSVNPGFGGQHFIENTYKKIKELRTLSADKNPDLLIEIDGGVDATNVTKLIEAGANVLVAGTSVFSSASQPAAISQLKHA; this is translated from the coding sequence ATGAATCACCTCATAGCACCATCCATTTTAGCGGCCGATTTTGCCAACCTGCAACGCGATATCGAAATGATCAATAACAGCGAAGCCGATTGGATTCACGTTGATATTATGGACGGTATGTTTGTTCCCAATATTTCATTTGGTTTCCCGGTAGTAAGCGCTGTGAAAAAACATGCCACCAAACCGCTGGATGTTCACCTGATGATTGTGGAACCCGACAGGTACCTGAAAGCTTTTAAAGATGCCGGTGCCGATAGCATTACCGTGCACTACGAAGCTTGCCCGCATTTGCACCGCACCATACAGGTAATTAAACAGTTAGGCTGTAAAGCTGCTGTAGCCATCAACCCGGCAACGCCGGTTTTTTTATTGGAAGATATTTTAGGCGAGCTGGATATGGTGCTGATTATGTCTGTTAATCCGGGCTTTGGCGGGCAGCATTTTATCGAAAACACTTATAAAAAGATCAAAGAACTGAGAACACTAAGTGCCGATAAAAATCCGGATTTGCTGATTGAGATTGACGGTGGGGTGGATGCTACCAATGTAACGAAACTGATAGAAGCCGGCGCCAATGTACTGGTTGCGGGCACTTCGGTATTCTCGTCGGCGAGCCAGCCGGCCGCTATATCACAACTCAAACACGCGTAA
- a CDS encoding MBL fold metallo-hydrolase, producing MKLTIHGAARQVTGSMHLLEVGQYKILVDCGLDYEKDRSILSNENFPFNPEDIDVVVLTHAHIDHSGNLPTLIRLGFEGQILCTPPTADLTELLLLDSVNIFMKKAAGNNGGGRHRRGKGRFNSHAQPLYMQKHVMDTVERFVTIGFNKPFRITGDIELTFVPVGHLLGAAAAVFNVTDKGEEKSIAFTGDIGRKNYPVLNDPQFLPPVDYLVSESTYGGRYHSKDKTVEQTLIDIIDKACIKEQGRLIIPAFSIGRTQSLVYSLNKIFSTGLLPPVKVFVDSPMATQATEVFRKFHNHVNKEAQDFYQKRGDEFEFDNLTYVETLKDSRQISNYWEPCIIISSAGMLEGGRIQDHLFYNIQNYYATILFIGYCAKGTLGHRLLRGDSIVHIKDRELAVYATIKQTDVLSAHGDHNDLMDNVKAIGPDKLKHVFLVHGESESMQLLANDLEKEGYGVTMPEKGVSYII from the coding sequence ATGAAATTAACCATACACGGGGCGGCCCGGCAGGTAACCGGCAGCATGCATTTGCTTGAGGTTGGCCAATATAAAATTTTAGTGGATTGCGGACTGGACTACGAAAAAGACCGCAGCATACTATCCAACGAAAACTTTCCCTTTAATCCCGAAGATATCGACGTGGTGGTACTTACCCATGCCCATATCGATCACTCGGGTAACCTCCCTACCCTCATCCGTTTAGGTTTTGAGGGACAGATCCTTTGTACTCCCCCCACCGCCGATTTGACTGAATTACTATTGCTCGATTCGGTAAACATATTTATGAAGAAAGCTGCGGGGAACAACGGCGGCGGCCGTCACAGGCGGGGCAAAGGGCGCTTTAACAGCCATGCCCAACCTTTATACATGCAAAAACATGTAATGGATACTGTTGAGCGCTTTGTTACTATTGGTTTTAACAAACCGTTCCGCATTACCGGCGATATCGAGCTTACTTTTGTGCCTGTTGGCCACTTGTTGGGCGCAGCAGCAGCCGTATTTAACGTGACTGATAAAGGCGAAGAAAAATCAATTGCCTTTACCGGCGATATCGGCAGGAAAAATTATCCGGTGCTGAATGATCCGCAATTTCTCCCACCGGTGGATTACCTCGTTTCAGAATCTACCTATGGTGGCCGTTATCACTCGAAAGATAAAACAGTTGAGCAAACGCTTATTGATATAATAGATAAGGCTTGTATTAAAGAACAGGGTCGTTTAATTATCCCGGCTTTTAGTATCGGGCGTACACAATCGCTGGTTTACAGTTTAAACAAAATTTTCAGTACAGGTTTGTTACCACCGGTTAAAGTTTTTGTGGATAGCCCGATGGCTACGCAGGCTACCGAGGTATTTCGTAAATTCCACAATCATGTAAACAAGGAAGCGCAGGATTTTTACCAGAAACGGGGTGATGAGTTTGAGTTTGATAACCTCACTTACGTGGAAACCCTTAAAGATAGCCGCCAGATCTCCAATTACTGGGAACCCTGCATCATCATATCTTCGGCAGGTATGCTGGAGGGCGGGCGCATTCAGGATCACCTGTTTTACAATATCCAAAATTATTATGCCACCATCCTGTTTATAGGCTATTGCGCCAAAGGAACTTTAGGGCACCGGTTATTAAGAGGCGATTCCATAGTGCACATTAAAGACCGCGAACTGGCGGTTTATGCCACCATTAAACAAACTGATGTTTTGAGCGCCCATGGCGATCACAATGATCTGATGGATAATGTTAAAGCTATCGGCCCTGATAAGTTAAAACATGTATTCCTGGTGCATGGCGAAAGTGAAAGTATGCAGCTGTTAGCTAATGATCTGGAGAAGGAAGGCTATGGGGTTACAATGCCTGAAAAAGGTGTAAGTTATATCATTTAA
- a CDS encoding outer membrane protein assembly factor, with translation MGHGKYLFNSLLLVLTTGFLFKADIGNAQTKPDSIKLAIEPQYNNVSGTHRFFLGDNYRMLWAAPVTLPVFHIDKEKGGLKILQRGGGKQTKSLRLQDATGQQWVIRTLQKYPEKGLPVNLRPTVAKDILQDQVSAAHPFSALTVPPLAEALGVPHSNPKIVYVPDDPALGEYRQDFANQVFLFEEREPLDAEKTDNTEKVQRKLQEDNDNHVDQKIVLRARLLDMLLGDWDRHEDQWRWEKIDGKHETIYEPVPRDRDQVYYKTSGVFPWIVAHQWLKSKFQGYSDEIRDINGWNFNARYFDRYFLNGLSEDDWKEQITFVQGKLTDDVIKKAVRLMPDTIYKLSGPEIISKMIARRNILQKQALEYYRFISIYVDVPASDKTDKFSIAHETNGDITVTVNKIKKDGSIDRVTYHRTFKPDVTKEVRLYGFDGDDRFEVTGSTPSSIIVRMIGGEGADTFKVDSSLNNKSKNYIYDRSDQQNSLPSSSLARIRTSTDSTVNSYDKTAFKFDRFEPIVLANYSNDIGILLIGGFSYERHGFRKEPYAFREQFLVNYSLERKSFLFTYVADWKKAIGQNDLRINLLSRGPHNLSNFFGIGNNTVFENQGDRKISYYRNRYDYVTGDVSLHRDFGSLHVSAGIAGQFYNSKPSNNTERFLNGYNTAFGNEKVFGTKVYGGLTANATVDTRNKLIIPTKGILWTTTVSGFSGGGSGSHNTYGQALSEFSFYLNPDRDSVLVIANRTGLGTTVGNAAYFQQMKLGGSQNFRGFHTNRFTGRTIAYNNLELRLKVMDFTSYLLPGSFGLIGFNDVGRVWVPGESSDRWHDGYGGGLYVIPAQLVLIEAVMGFSKEGSLPYITIGFRF, from the coding sequence ATGGGGCACGGTAAATACCTATTTAACTCCTTATTACTTGTTTTAACCACTGGCTTTTTATTTAAGGCCGATATTGGTAACGCTCAAACTAAGCCCGATAGCATTAAACTTGCCATCGAGCCGCAATATAACAATGTTAGCGGCACACATCGTTTCTTTTTAGGGGATAATTACCGCATGTTATGGGCAGCTCCTGTTACACTCCCTGTGTTTCATATCGACAAAGAAAAAGGCGGTCTTAAAATATTACAACGGGGAGGGGGGAAGCAAACCAAATCTCTACGCCTGCAGGATGCAACCGGGCAACAATGGGTGATCCGTACCTTGCAGAAATATCCCGAGAAAGGTTTACCCGTTAATTTACGGCCTACGGTGGCAAAAGATATTTTGCAGGACCAGGTATCTGCCGCACATCCTTTTTCTGCCTTAACTGTGCCGCCTTTGGCAGAGGCGCTTGGCGTTCCGCACTCCAATCCTAAAATTGTTTATGTGCCCGATGATCCGGCTTTAGGCGAGTACCGGCAGGATTTTGCCAACCAGGTGTTTTTGTTTGAAGAACGCGAACCGCTGGATGCCGAAAAAACCGACAATACCGAAAAAGTACAGCGCAAATTACAGGAGGATAACGATAACCACGTTGACCAGAAAATAGTATTGCGCGCCCGTTTACTTGATATGCTGCTGGGCGATTGGGACCGCCACGAAGACCAATGGCGCTGGGAAAAGATAGATGGCAAACACGAAACCATCTACGAACCCGTTCCTCGCGACCGTGACCAGGTTTATTATAAAACCTCCGGCGTTTTCCCCTGGATAGTGGCCCATCAATGGCTTAAATCAAAGTTTCAGGGCTATAGCGATGAGATCAGGGACATTAACGGCTGGAATTTCAACGCCCGCTATTTCGACAGGTATTTTTTGAATGGATTGAGCGAGGATGACTGGAAGGAGCAGATAACCTTTGTACAAGGCAAACTGACCGATGATGTGATTAAAAAGGCGGTGAGGTTGATGCCAGATACCATCTATAAATTATCCGGCCCCGAAATTATCAGTAAAATGATAGCCCGGAGAAACATCCTCCAAAAACAGGCGCTTGAATACTACAGATTTATTTCGATATATGTTGATGTACCGGCCAGCGATAAAACTGATAAGTTCAGCATCGCCCATGAAACCAATGGCGATATTACCGTTACTGTAAACAAGATCAAAAAAGATGGAAGCATTGATAGGGTAACCTACCATCGCACTTTTAAACCCGATGTTACCAAAGAGGTGAGGCTATATGGTTTTGACGGGGATGACCGGTTTGAGGTTACCGGCTCAACGCCCTCATCAATCATAGTGCGGATGATAGGCGGGGAGGGGGCCGATACTTTTAAGGTTGATAGTTCGCTCAATAACAAATCAAAAAACTACATTTATGATCGTTCAGATCAGCAGAACAGCCTACCGTCGTCATCTTTAGCCCGCATTCGAACCTCGACAGACAGCACCGTAAACAGTTACGATAAAACAGCTTTTAAGTTTGACAGGTTTGAGCCTATTGTGTTGGCTAATTATAGCAATGATATCGGCATTTTGTTAATAGGCGGCTTCAGTTATGAGCGGCATGGCTTTCGCAAAGAGCCTTATGCTTTTCGCGAACAGTTCCTGGTTAACTATTCGCTCGAGCGTAAATCATTTCTGTTTACCTACGTGGCCGATTGGAAAAAAGCCATTGGTCAAAATGATTTGCGCATCAACCTGCTGTCGCGTGGGCCGCATAACCTGAGTAATTTTTTCGGGATAGGCAACAATACCGTTTTTGAAAACCAGGGCGACAGAAAAATTTCATACTACCGCAACCGCTATGATTATGTTACCGGTGATGTTTCCCTGCACCGCGATTTTGGCAGCCTGCATGTAAGCGCCGGCATAGCCGGGCAGTTTTACAACAGTAAGCCATCAAACAATACCGAAAGGTTTTTAAACGGCTATAATACCGCATTCGGTAACGAAAAAGTATTCGGAACAAAAGTTTATGGCGGGCTAACGGCAAACGCAACTGTAGATACCCGCAACAAACTCATTATTCCAACTAAGGGCATTCTGTGGACAACCACCGTAAGTGGTTTTAGCGGGGGCGGCTCTGGCAGTCATAATACTTATGGCCAGGCGCTTTCCGAATTTAGCTTTTACCTTAATCCCGACAGGGATTCGGTACTCGTGATTGCCAACCGTACCGGTTTGGGCACTACGGTGGGTAATGCTGCCTACTTTCAGCAGATGAAGCTTGGCGGCTCACAAAATTTTCGTGGTTTTCATACCAACCGTTTTACCGGGCGTACCATCGCTTACAATAACCTCGAGCTGCGCTTAAAAGTGATGGATTTTACCTCGTACCTGTTGCCGGGCTCGTTTGGGTTGATTGGTTTTAATGATGTTGGCAGGGTCTGGGTACCCGGCGAATCATCAGACAGGTGGCATGATGGCTATGGCGGTGGGCTTTACGTTATTCCGGCGCAGCTGGTATTGATAGAAGCTGTAATGGGTTTTTCGAAAGAGGGATCGTTACCTTATATTACTATTGGTTTCAGGTTTTAG
- a CDS encoding D-2-hydroxyacid dehydrogenase yields the protein MIKILANDGIDPIGKKMLEDAGFFVDTNNIPQEELPEKLKNYDAITVRSATKVRKALIDATPNLKLIGRGGVGVDNIDVDYAKEKGIGVYNTPASSSLSVAELVFASLFGAVRFLPDSNRKMPVEGATNFNGLKKAYAKGVELRGKTLGIVGFGRIGREVAKIAVGVGMDVLAYDLFDFNPELDLVLGGGTAVKVAVKKATLDEIITSADFITLHTPFIDKALLGAEELAKTKKGVGLVNISRGGLIDELALVDALNSGQVSFAALDVFDNEPTPRPEILSHPKISLTPHIGAATNEAQERIGVELASLIIEHFKNA from the coding sequence ATGATCAAAATATTAGCTAACGATGGTATCGATCCGATAGGCAAAAAAATGCTGGAAGATGCCGGTTTTTTTGTTGATACCAACAATATCCCACAGGAAGAGCTTCCTGAAAAATTAAAAAATTATGATGCTATTACTGTACGTAGTGCAACTAAAGTACGTAAAGCATTGATCGACGCTACACCCAACCTTAAACTGATTGGTCGTGGTGGTGTTGGTGTTGATAATATTGATGTTGATTATGCCAAAGAAAAAGGCATCGGTGTTTATAATACTCCTGCATCTTCTTCATTATCAGTAGCCGAATTGGTATTTGCCAGTTTGTTTGGGGCTGTACGCTTTTTACCGGATAGCAACCGCAAAATGCCGGTTGAAGGCGCTACCAACTTTAACGGTTTAAAGAAAGCTTATGCCAAGGGCGTAGAGCTTCGTGGTAAAACCTTGGGTATCGTAGGTTTTGGCCGTATCGGCAGGGAGGTAGCTAAAATAGCTGTCGGTGTTGGTATGGATGTTTTGGCTTATGATCTTTTTGATTTTAACCCCGAGCTTGATCTTGTTTTAGGTGGCGGCACTGCCGTTAAAGTGGCTGTTAAAAAAGCTACACTTGACGAGATTATCACCTCTGCCGATTTCATCACCCTGCATACGCCATTCATTGATAAAGCCCTTTTAGGTGCCGAAGAACTGGCTAAAACTAAAAAAGGTGTTGGCCTGGTAAATATTTCACGCGGCGGCCTTATTGACGAGCTTGCTTTGGTTGATGCTTTAAACAGCGGCCAGGTTTCGTTTGCAGCGCTTGATGTGTTTGATAATGAGCCAACCCCTCGTCCCGAGATCCTGTCTCACCCTAAAATTTCCTTAACCCCGCATATTGGTGCTGCTACCAACGAAGCACAGGAACGTATTGGTGTTGAACTTGCAAGTTTGATCATTGAGCATTTTAAAAACGCTTAA